CCCATCCTGACCTTCACCTTAGAATAGATTAAAGTGTTTAAAGTCTTTTAAGATCTTCTGCACTAAACAGACTAAAAAAAGTCAGAAACAAAAGTGACTAGGTTACTTTATTCAACATTGCTTTGCAAACATTATTGAGACTATTACACAATATGTAAGCATCATGTATTAAGATGAAGCAGCATTCTTTTACAAGAAGAATGATCATTTTAAGGGCTATGTTGAGTACAGAATACAAAGCCTAAAAAGTCCACTATACTACATATTGAGTAAATGAATTCATTTTCCAACACACCAAACATATGGAGATGCTTAAATAAAAACTGAAGCAGTCCTGTGAAACACAGTAACAGCTCCATGCCTAGTGTAGAAAATGGGAATGAGGTGCCCATTGGACTTGCTTCTTCAGTCTATCATGGTTGTTTTCTGGGAGCTAATCAAGGACCAAATACCTCTGCTTTCTGTATTTATTACCATGGCATCTCATACACTACGTTGTTCTTTCAAAACCTCCTCCTACCTGCATATGTAACCATTCAGGTGAAGATCCTCTGCTATACTCTCTTGGAGCTTGTGAACCGAACGGCATGCCCGCGGGATCAAATGCATGCTGACCAAACTGGAATCAAAATTCATGGCTTTTAATACTCAAGATCTTTCAACAACGATGAAAAACTGAATTCTACTAACACTCCACCCAAAAAATTTCCCAAGTACCCAATAAACAAGTTTGCAAATAAAACAAACTCTTAAGACACAATCAGTATCTATAAGAGAGATAGTTAAACCCTAACAGCAATCCTAGAAACATAGCAACAGGAATTGCACAGATGTATTGTCAAAAAGAAGAATTTAACATTCAGAAATTCGATATAAAAAACCAAAGTGTTTAAGACTTACATCCTTAGGAGGAAAGGCTTCAATACCGGAGTTCAGTCTCGAATTCACTGCTTCAAGCTTCATTGACAAAAACTGTGACATCCATCCagtaacataaaaaaatccTCGAAATCAGTTTCAAAACAGacataaacaaatttaagaaagaTTTTAATTGagcaaaaataagaaaataataaaaagcaaTGATATCTACCTCAACTTGGCGCTGAAGAGATtggatataattaattatttcatcaaGGACCAACGCTTTCCCGATAACCTAAATCAGAGAACGTATGTCAATTCACACTTTCCATGAATTATAAATTCATAACCATACCAATAATCACGAATAGTTTTCCATTGTGTTATCAATATGGTCATCTTGACAGAGACGTGCACATATAAACATCCAAAAGATAACATTGTTCTTTTCTAACccataaaccttttttttttttaattatgcatACACATTCGTGCAACAAAACTAGACCAATACAAAAACAATACCTTATCACAACCAGGGACCAAATCCTGAAGAATTTTCATCCTTTCACTGATCTTTTCCCTTCGAGCCTGTGCAGCATCCACCAAAGTCCCAATTAGAAATCACAATCAAGAACTTTACTTCATCCGATCACACCTTAAACTCAATTTCCCctttaaattaacataaaaaaggCAAAGCCATACTACCATATcttcattttacatttttaacagAACAACCcattaagaaaacaaacaaaagaacaGAAATTTACTCGTTCTGCAAGACTGTGGCTATCAGTGGCTTGACCCCTTCTGGCTCGGACGTGAATGTAATCTTGCTTGGGAGGTTCCAAAGGAGGTTTTGCGCTTTGCTCCGCAGGCTTTCCTGAACTGACTTCTCCTTCACCTTTACCATTACCATCACCATTTGCCGTTGCTTTAACACGTTTTCCATCACCCTCATTCTGCGCAATCCAAACAACCCTTAACCACATCCTCAATCAATTcaagtaaacaaaacaaaataacaaacgCCGAGTGAGCGAATATGTACCACGGCATTGCTGGTGGACACGGTCTTAGCGGAATCGTCCTCTGAGTCTCGCCGCTTTCTGGTGTTACTTGTCCCAAGCCCATTGTTGGGTCTTGGAGGCAAATCCCCAAACTGCCCCGGCCCATGTTCGAACTGCGGGCTCCGGAGACCCAATCCTCCGCCGCCATTAATCGCTTGCGGAAACTGCCAGATCTCCGCCAAGCTATACGGCGCCGTATTGCCGCTCCCATTATTCCCAAAGGAACCCTCGTTCATCATCCCACCCGGATCCATAAATGAAAACCCGAACCGCACTCAGATTAACATTCACTGATGGAATAACCAAAccgcaacaacaacaacaaaagtgagagaaagagaaagagagagagagagagagagatatagagagagagagagaagggtCTTGGCTTTGGTGCTTGATCTCCTTGGACAGTGGAGAATGGTGCGCGCTGTGGGTTTATATTATATCTCTCTCTTCACTCACACTGTTCCACGGACACAGACCTCGGTGGCAGAGTACGAAGTCGTTTCCACTGAGGTTTGAGCGGTTCTCTCTTCCCTGCCGTACGATGAACTAGCCTGCCTGGTCCTCTGGAAGATCTGGACCATTGATTTCCATGACCCAATGCAGTGGTGCCACGTGGTAAGGGTTTTAATGCATTCGGGATCTGAAACTCGTAACAGGTGCGGTTGGGTTACGAAAAGGTTTTGGAGTAATTAATCATTGTTTGGATTTAAATAATATGAGTGAGTGAGAGCAGACagaatgagagtgagagggGTCAATTTGTGGTAAAGTTTGTAATAATGATGGTTATggaatttttaagaatttaattagaatGAGGAGAATATGGAACGGTTTTGTTTGGTTAACTAATTACAGTATATGGAAGTAAAAGTTAGAAAACTCCATAATTTTGTTTAACAGGTGAAAGCATTAAGATGAATGCATATGAGTTGTACTTGGGGCACAAATATAGATAATgcatgaaaattatataatttaaaaattggcATGGAATTTTGTTGTGTGCGTTTTGGGGACGTCAAAGGATAATACGAACAGGAGAACATTGGATGCATATTTAGAAGGCCCACAAGCTAACTGTTTCGGCATGGAGCTAGGTTTTGATGGTGACACTAAACTAGTCCCGTTACAGTGATCCGTTTTAATTTTTGGGCTTatctgattttaatttttttccctttgACGTGTGTTGTACCAGGATGTCCTCATTTTGTTGCATAATAATGCAATGCCTGGTCCCATTTCATAACTCTGAAATGATccaataaatcaaatttaaaaggtTACAAAATTCTATTATGTTTAAGTTTTCCAGAGGATTAGGGTTAGAATATATCATCTTTTCATCACTCATCATTACATAATCTTATTATGTTTGTGACAATAAGCAAGCGCGTACGCTATGGAAGAGTGGCCCAATTGGACATCACCACGTGATTAACTGCTGCATTTCGTAAGAGAAGAACAATATTGTGATTCAGTCTTtatcaacaaagaaaaataaaataatatatatttattattattattattacttgaattATGTTTGGTTTGATTGCACTTAATTAACTCTGCTCCAAAAACAGGACATTATGTTTGGTTTGATTGCACTTAAATTTGGTAGAGGGAAGGCATAAAAGAAAGAGTGaagggagagaaagaaaagtgtTGAGACACTTGGTTTTTAATGATTGGTAATGCCATTGGTGGGTGCACTTGGTTTTTAAccctaactttttttttttttaaatcatattgtattttcttttttatttaagtagtTGCAAACTATCTTATCTTtacattaaaaatgaaatttagtgCCGTTAAAGGtgatatttacattttaaaaactattaaattacaataaaatgattatttataaaacattctCTTAGATAAGGAATGAATGATTTGCCGTAtgtaaatattcattttgatgGATTTAAGAGTTACAAAGAAggaaaattttagtaaaaattagaattagtcttttttttttttttttaattctgatCTAATTTAGTATTTCAACTTTGAAAATGTGTGAACTTAgttattttaaccaaattttattaagtttatttaatctTTCAAATATACTTTACGatcatttgagttgtttatccTGTTTAACAcgttttttcttcaatgttagtTGACTAGCGCCTTTAAAAcctcaaataaatttaacaaaatttggttaaaaaaattaa
This genomic stretch from Vigna radiata var. radiata cultivar VC1973A chromosome 7, Vradiata_ver6, whole genome shotgun sequence harbors:
- the LOC106767163 gene encoding transcription factor BHLH089, translating into MDPGGMMNEGSFGNNGSGNTAPYSLAEIWQFPQAINGGGGLGLRSPQFEHGPGQFGDLPPRPNNGLGTSNTRKRRDSEDDSAKTVSTSNAVNEGDGKRVKATANGDGNGKGEGEVSSGKPAEQSAKPPLEPPKQDYIHVRARRGQATDSHSLAERARREKISERMKILQDLVPGCDKVIGKALVLDEIINYIQSLQRQVEFLSMKLEAVNSRLNSGIEAFPPKDFGQHAFDPAGMPFGSQAPREYSRGSSPEWLHMQVGGGFERTT